A genomic region of Bradyrhizobium sp. ORS 278 contains the following coding sequences:
- a CDS encoding efflux RND transporter periplasmic adaptor subunit has product MAWQMTWQTIASQAETLTVTPRQVADEKAVFATVESVSVVPARGRIGGTIAQLSVREGDPVKRGQPIALIGDEKLALQLKSLDAQIEALQAQANQAQIDFTRTEGLVERGTLPRVKLDETRTALNVAENSLRAKTAERAVVNQQMSEGQVLAPDDGRVLKKLVTVGSVVLPGDPVVTVAQQNFKLRLRVPERHALFLKAGDKIRLDGAEFGESGDKWGVIDLVYPQIEEGRVVADAIVPGLGQYFVGDRLRVWISGGQREAYVIPSRYVITRFGIDTVQLQQGAQQVSVPVQRGRALPSADLPDGLEILSGLRAGDQLVQP; this is encoded by the coding sequence ATGGCGTGGCAGATGACTTGGCAAACAATTGCGTCTCAAGCCGAAACGCTGACGGTGACCCCGCGTCAGGTCGCCGACGAGAAGGCGGTGTTCGCGACCGTGGAAAGCGTCAGCGTCGTTCCGGCGCGCGGTCGCATCGGCGGCACCATCGCGCAGCTTTCGGTGCGCGAAGGCGACCCGGTCAAGCGAGGCCAACCGATCGCCTTGATCGGCGACGAGAAGCTCGCGCTGCAGCTCAAGTCGCTCGACGCTCAGATCGAGGCGCTGCAGGCGCAGGCCAACCAGGCGCAGATCGACTTCACCCGCACCGAGGGTCTGGTCGAGCGCGGCACCCTGCCCCGCGTCAAGCTCGACGAGACGCGCACCGCGCTCAACGTCGCGGAGAATTCGCTGCGGGCCAAAACCGCCGAGCGCGCGGTGGTCAACCAGCAGATGAGCGAAGGCCAGGTGCTGGCGCCCGACGACGGTCGCGTGCTGAAGAAACTGGTGACGGTCGGCTCGGTGGTCCTGCCCGGCGATCCCGTAGTCACGGTGGCGCAGCAGAACTTCAAGCTGCGGCTGCGCGTGCCCGAGCGCCATGCGCTGTTCCTGAAGGCGGGCGACAAGATCCGTCTGGATGGCGCCGAGTTCGGCGAGAGCGGCGACAAATGGGGCGTGATCGACCTCGTCTATCCGCAGATCGAGGAAGGCCGCGTCGTCGCCGACGCGATCGTCCCGGGCCTCGGCCAGTATTTCGTCGGCGACCGGCTGCGGGTATGGATCTCCGGCGGCCAGCGCGAGGCCTATGTCATCCCCTCCCGCTATGTCATCACCCGCTTCGGCATCGACACCGTCCAGCTGCAGCAGGGCGCGCAACAGGTGAGCGTGCCGGTGCAGCGCGGCCGCGCGCTGCCGAGCGCCGATCTTCCCGATGGACTTGAAATCCTGTCCGGCCTGCGCGCCGGCGACCAATTGGTGCAGCCGTGA
- a CDS encoding efflux RND transporter permease subunit yields the protein MKLGLSGKLTKATIASPLTPLFLLASLVVGLIAVVVIPREEEPQISVPMVDIRVNADGLRAPDGVELVTKPLETIVKAIDGVEHVYSQTEDDRVMVTARFLVGTKFEDAILRVHEKIRANLDRIPVGIPEPLIVGRGINDVAVTVLTLSPKPEAAERWSDKDLYELADKLRAELTKVDNIGLTYISGGGAQQIRVEPSPEKLSLFGVTLQQLVAKVKDANRSFLAGDVRDGGIVRNVTAGQTLAGIPDIGLLLISTRDGRPVYVRDVATVVVGPNLAEHRVWDDARNDKGDWHRVPAVSLALAKRAGANAVVVSHDIAQRLEGLKTILIPNDVAVTVTRDYGETANEKANELLFHLGLATISIVVLIAVAIGWREALVTFVVIPTTILLTMFAANLMGYTINRVSLFALIFSIGILVDDAIVVVENIARHWGMHDGRPRLQATVEAVAEVGNPTIVATLTVVAALLPMLFVSGLMGPYMAPIPANASAAMLFSFVVAMVVAPWLMLRLAPKQVAAAASAHHDAHGEGRLGRIYRSVARAIVASKRSAWIFLLGVGIATLLSMTLFATKSVTVKLLPFDNKSEIAVMVDLPEGASLEDTERTLFAAADIAHQLPEITNVQSYAGTAAPFNFNGLVRHYDLRERPELGELQVNLAARGDRKRSSHDIALDLRQRLKAVSVPSGSSIKVVEVPPGPPVLATLLAEIYGPDAATRRAVTAEMKKVFADVPFIVDIDDSVGQPRPRLRLSIDQDSLEYFGVEQRDVYDTIQTLFGGVSVGYSHRGEDRNPIEIAVKLPKRARSWSEALASTPVPANTLPGSKTVVELGQVLKATMEDGSPMIFRRDGRFADMVMAELAGRFEAPLYGMLAVADRIDAHDWGKLPKPMIGFHGQPTDEQRPTLLWDGEWEITYVTFRDMGAAFGAAILGIYVLVVAQFKSFKLPLVILTPIPLTLIGILLGHWLLGAPFTATSMIGFIALAGIIVRNSILLVDFIRHSGAEGKTLRDVVLEAGAVRFKPILLTALAAMIGAATILLDPIFQGLAISLLFGLASSTLLTVLVIPAIYVALREPGKPTMKAP from the coding sequence GTGAAACTCGGGCTCTCAGGCAAGCTGACCAAGGCGACCATCGCCTCGCCGTTGACGCCGCTGTTCCTGCTCGCCTCGCTCGTCGTCGGCCTCATCGCGGTGGTCGTGATCCCGCGCGAGGAGGAGCCGCAGATCAGCGTGCCCATGGTCGACATCCGCGTCAACGCCGACGGCCTGCGCGCGCCCGACGGTGTCGAGCTCGTGACCAAGCCGCTGGAGACGATCGTCAAGGCGATCGACGGCGTCGAGCACGTCTACAGCCAGACCGAGGATGACCGCGTCATGGTCACCGCGCGGTTCCTGGTGGGCACCAAATTCGAGGATGCGATCCTGCGCGTCCACGAGAAGATCCGCGCCAACCTCGACCGCATCCCCGTGGGCATCCCCGAGCCGCTGATCGTCGGCCGTGGGATCAACGACGTCGCGGTCACCGTGCTGACCTTATCGCCAAAGCCGGAAGCCGCCGAGCGCTGGTCCGACAAGGACCTCTATGAGCTGGCCGACAAGTTGCGCGCGGAGCTGACCAAGGTCGACAATATCGGGCTCACCTACATCTCCGGCGGCGGTGCCCAGCAGATCCGCGTCGAGCCCAGCCCGGAAAAGCTGTCGCTGTTCGGCGTCACCCTGCAGCAGCTCGTCGCCAAGGTGAAGGATGCGAACCGCTCCTTCCTCGCCGGCGACGTCCGCGACGGCGGCATCGTGCGGAACGTCACCGCCGGGCAGACGCTCGCCGGCATCCCTGATATCGGCCTGCTGCTGATCTCGACCCGCGACGGCCGCCCGGTCTATGTGCGCGACGTCGCGACCGTGGTCGTCGGCCCCAATCTTGCGGAGCACCGCGTCTGGGACGACGCACGCAACGACAAGGGAGACTGGCACCGCGTGCCTGCGGTGAGCCTGGCGCTCGCCAAGCGCGCCGGCGCCAATGCGGTCGTGGTGTCGCACGATATCGCGCAACGGCTCGAAGGACTGAAGACCATACTCATTCCCAACGACGTGGCGGTCACGGTGACGCGCGACTATGGCGAGACCGCCAATGAAAAGGCCAACGAGCTCTTGTTCCATCTCGGCCTCGCCACGATCTCGATCGTCGTCCTGATCGCAGTTGCGATCGGCTGGCGCGAGGCGCTCGTCACGTTCGTGGTCATCCCGACCACGATCCTGCTGACGATGTTCGCCGCCAATTTGATGGGCTACACCATCAACCGCGTCAGCCTGTTCGCGCTGATCTTCTCGATCGGCATCCTGGTCGATGACGCCATCGTCGTGGTCGAGAACATCGCCCGCCATTGGGGCATGCACGACGGCCGTCCGCGCCTGCAGGCGACCGTCGAGGCGGTGGCCGAGGTCGGCAATCCCACGATCGTCGCCACCCTCACCGTGGTCGCCGCCCTGCTGCCGATGCTGTTCGTGTCGGGCCTGATGGGCCCCTATATGGCGCCGATCCCGGCCAACGCCTCGGCCGCGATGCTGTTCTCGTTTGTCGTGGCGATGGTCGTGGCGCCCTGGCTGATGCTGCGACTCGCGCCGAAGCAGGTCGCCGCCGCAGCCAGCGCGCATCACGATGCCCATGGCGAGGGCCGGCTCGGGCGGATCTATCGCAGCGTGGCGCGTGCAATCGTCGCCAGCAAGCGCTCCGCATGGATCTTCCTGCTCGGCGTCGGGATCGCCACGCTGCTGTCGATGACGCTGTTCGCGACCAAGTCCGTCACTGTCAAGCTGCTGCCGTTCGACAACAAGTCGGAGATCGCCGTGATGGTCGATCTGCCGGAAGGCGCGAGCCTGGAGGATACCGAGCGGACGCTGTTCGCCGCGGCCGACATCGCGCATCAGCTGCCGGAAATCACGAACGTGCAGAGCTATGCCGGCACGGCGGCGCCGTTCAATTTCAACGGTCTCGTCCGGCACTATGACTTGCGGGAACGGCCGGAGCTCGGCGAACTCCAGGTCAATCTCGCCGCGCGCGGCGACCGCAAGCGCTCGAGCCACGACATCGCGCTCGACCTGCGGCAGCGACTGAAGGCGGTGTCGGTGCCATCCGGCAGCAGCATCAAGGTGGTCGAAGTGCCGCCCGGGCCGCCGGTGCTGGCGACCCTGCTCGCCGAGATTTACGGCCCGGACGCGGCGACTAGGCGTGCCGTTACCGCTGAGATGAAGAAGGTGTTCGCCGATGTGCCCTTCATCGTCGACATCGACGATTCCGTCGGTCAGCCACGGCCGCGGCTGCGGCTGTCGATCGACCAGGACAGTCTCGAATATTTCGGGGTCGAGCAGCGCGACGTCTACGACACCATCCAGACCTTGTTCGGCGGCGTCTCGGTCGGCTACTCGCACCGCGGCGAGGACCGCAACCCGATCGAAATCGCAGTCAAGCTGCCGAAGCGCGCCAGGAGCTGGAGCGAGGCCCTGGCCTCGACGCCGGTGCCGGCCAACACCCTGCCCGGCAGCAAGACGGTGGTCGAGCTCGGCCAGGTCCTGAAGGCGACGATGGAAGACGGTTCGCCGATGATCTTCCGCCGCGACGGCCGCTTCGCCGACATGGTGATGGCCGAGCTCGCCGGTCGTTTCGAGGCGCCGCTGTACGGCATGCTCGCGGTCGCCGACCGGATCGACGCGCATGACTGGGGCAAGCTGCCGAAGCCCATGATCGGCTTCCATGGCCAGCCGACCGACGAGCAGCGTCCCACCCTGCTGTGGGACGGCGAATGGGAGATCACCTATGTGACGTTCCGCGATATGGGCGCGGCGTTCGGCGCAGCGATCCTCGGCATCTACGTGCTGGTCGTGGCGCAGTTCAAAAGCTTCAAGCTGCCACTCGTCATCCTGACTCCGATCCCGCTGACGCTGATCGGCATCCTGCTTGGCCACTGGCTGCTCGGCGCGCCGTTCACGGCGACGTCGATGATCGGCTTCATCGCGCTCGCCGGCATCATCGTGCGCAACTCGATCCTGCTGGTCGACTTCATCCGCCACAGCGGCGC
- a CDS encoding DUF2892 domain-containing protein, which produces MNVDKAVLTFAGFVVLLSLALGWYVSPYWFLLTAFAGLNMIQASFTGFCPAAIVFKKLGLRSGNAFS; this is translated from the coding sequence ATGAACGTCGATAAAGCAGTTCTCACCTTCGCAGGATTCGTCGTCCTGCTCAGCCTCGCGCTCGGCTGGTATGTCAGTCCGTACTGGTTCCTGCTGACGGCCTTCGCCGGCCTCAACATGATCCAGGCGTCGTTCACCGGCTTCTGCCCGGCGGCGATCGTGTTCAAGAAGCTGGGCTTGCGCAGCGGAAATGCGTTCTCCTGA